CTGAGCGCGGTGATGTCCGGGGTGGCGGACATTCGACGCGTGGTAGAGGAGGCGAAGCGCTACCAGGGCCAGGGGCGGCGCACCGTGGTCCTTATCGATGAGATTCACCGCTTCAACAAGGCCCAGCAGGATGCCCTCCTGCCCCACGTGGAGGAAGGGCTGATCACCCTGATCGGGGCCACGACGGAAAATCCCTACTTCGAGATTATCGGGGCGCTCCTCTCCCGGGCCAAAATCTTCATCTTCGAGCCCCTCACCAAGGCCGACGTCCTCACTATCCTAAAGCGGGCCCTTAAGGATAAAGACCGGGGTTTGGGGACCCATAAAGCTGAGGTCACCGCTGAGGCCCTGGACTACCTGGCAGAGATGGCCGGAGGGGACGCCCGGCGAGCGCTCACTGCCCTGGAACTGGCCGTGTTGAGCACCGATCCCGATCAAGGGGGCGTTATCCGGGTGGACCTCGCCGCAGCCAAAGAGTGCATGCCCCGGCGGGACCTGATTTACGACCGGCAGGGTGATGCCCACTATGATACCGTGAGCGCTTTCATCAAGAGCGTCAGGGGGTCGGATGTGGACGCGGCCCTCTACTGGCTGGTCCGGATGCTGGCCGCCGGAGAGGACCCCCGCTTCATTATGCGGCGGCTTTTGATCCTGGCTTCCGAAGACATCGGCCTGGCTGACCCCAACGCTCTGGTGCACACCGCCGCCGCGTCCCGTGCCCTGGAATGGGTGGGCCTGCCGGAAGGCCAGTACCACCTGGCTCAGGCCACGATTTACCTGTGTCTGTCCCCCAAGAGCAACTCCGCTCAGGCCTACTTTAAGGCCAAGGCCGCCCTGGAGGACAGAGGCGCCACCCAGGTGCCCACGCCTCTACAAGACGCCCACCGGGATCGGAAGGGATTGGGGCATGGTCAGGGGTATCTTTATCCCCACGATTTTCCCGGTCACTGGGTGGAGCAGGAGTATCTCCCCGAGAATTTGGCCGGCGCGAGTTTTTATGAACCGGGAACAGAAGGCCGGGAGCCGGAATTATCT
Above is a genomic segment from Desulfobaccales bacterium containing:
- a CDS encoding replication-associated recombination protein A, producing the protein MKEPQGGESNSVMDKNPSLFTPPQPLAAQMRPRTLAEFVGQAHLVGPGRLLWRSLKAGRLFASMIFWGPPGSGKTTLARVMAATLSCHFASLSAVMSGVADIRRVVEEAKRYQGQGRRTVVLIDEIHRFNKAQQDALLPHVEEGLITLIGATTENPYFEIIGALLSRAKIFIFEPLTKADVLTILKRALKDKDRGLGTHKAEVTAEALDYLAEMAGGDARRALTALELAVLSTDPDQGGVIRVDLAAAKECMPRRDLIYDRQGDAHYDTVSAFIKSVRGSDVDAALYWLVRMLAAGEDPRFIMRRLLILASEDIGLADPNALVHTAAASRALEWVGLPEGQYHLAQATIYLCLSPKSNSAQAYFKAKAALEDRGATQVPTPLQDAHRDRKGLGHGQGYLYPHDFPGHWVEQEYLPENLAGASFYEPGTEGREPELSARWRTLRPQGSNITRDESEGGEKDQG